In the genome of Pseudomonas sp. B33.4, the window CTTCAGCTGTTGAGGGCCTCAGCCAATCACACCGTATGCAGATACCAGTTGTACTCAAGGTCAGAAATCGAGTTCTCGAACTCGGCCAGCTCGCTTTCCTTGCACGCGACAAACACGTCGATGTACATCGGGTCGATATAGCGGGCCATGACTTCGCTGTCGTCCAGCTCGCGCAGTGCGTCGCGCAGGTTGTTCGGCAGGCTCTGTTCGTTCTGCTCGTAGCTGTTGCCTTCAACCGGGGCGCCCGGCTCGATCTGATTGGTCAGACCGTGATGAATACCGGCCAGCACCGAAGCCATCAGCAAGTACGGGTTGGCGTCGGCACCGGCGACACGGTGCTCGATACGCACGGCGTCCGGTGAACCGGTCGGTACGCGCACGGCCACGGTGCGGTTGTCGATGCCCCAGCTCGGCGAGTTCGGTACGTAGAACTGCGCGCCGAAACGGCGGTACGAGTTGACGTTCGGGCAGAGGAACGCCATTTGCGCAGGCAGGGTCTCCAGCACACCGCCGATCGCGTGACGCAGTGCGGCGTTCTGCTCGGGATCCTCGCTGGCGAAGATGTTGTTGCCTTCTTTGTCCAGGATCGAAATGTGTACGTGCAGACCGTTGCCCGCCTGACCCGGATACGGCTTGGCCATGAAGGTGGTGTCCATCTCGTGGTCGTAGGCGATGTTCTTCACCAGACGCTTGAGCAGGACGGCGTAGTCGCACGCCTTGATCGGATCGGAGACGTGATGCAGGTTGACTTCGA includes:
- a CDS encoding glutamine synthetase family protein; protein product: MSVPLRTVQLNEANAFLKKYPEVLYVDLLIADMNGVVRGKRIERTSLHKVYEKGINLPASLFALDINGSTVESTGLGLDIGDADRICYPIPGTLSIEPWQKRPTAQLLMTMHEIEGQPFFADPREVLANVVRKFDDLGLTICAAFELEFYLIDQDNVNGRPQSPRSPVSGKRPVSTQVYLIDDLDEYVDCLQDILEGAKEQGIPADAIVKESAPAQFEVNLHHVSDPIKACDYAVLLKRLVKNIAYDHEMDTTFMAKPYPGQAGNGLHVHISILDKEGNNIFASEDPEQNAALRHAIGGVLETLPAQMAFLCPNVNSYRRFGAQFYVPNSPSWGIDNRTVAVRVPTGSPDAVRIEHRVAGADANPYLLMASVLAGIHHGLTNQIEPGAPVEGNSYEQNEQSLPNNLRDALRELDDSEVMARYIDPMYIDVFVACKESELAEFENSISDLEYNWYLHTV